GCCCAAGCTCAAAGTTGTCTTCTGAGAAGTTCAGGCTGGACGGGCATTCCTGGGACCGGCGTATAAGCGAGAAAAAAGCTTAGGAGACGGACAAAACTTGGCACATTAATTGCATCTTCTATAGGGTGTGGGTATAATAACTAATGGTTAACGGTTTAGTTTTGACTCCCTCGCCATGCTGCTCTACGGTACGGAACTTGAATAGAAGGTTTTGCCTTAGTGGCTGGAAACCTTGTTGATACAGTGACGTGTCTAGTGGTCTGCCCACAGATAGATGCCTGTATCGTAGAGCGGCGGCTTTTTTTTATGTGGTAGTAGTGGATGGTAGTGCATGGAAAAGTATACAGGGAATTTATGGGCTCGGTTAAGCTATCCATAACCAGCCCTTTTACAAAATCATGGATACGAGCACACGGTTCCGACTAGAAACTGGGAAGTAGTTATTATCCCAGTTTTTTTTATGTTTATAATGGATGTTAGTGGAGTATATTGCCCTTGCTTGCAAAAACCAAAGGGATTGGCGTACACTGGTGAGGGAGGGGGAACCGTGCATTTCCGACTGAGCGAAGATCAGCAGATGTTCAAGAAAATGGTGAGGGATTTCGCCGAGAATGAGATACTACCGACTGCTGCGGAAAGGGATCGGGAACAAAGGTTTGATCCCAGTATATGGCGCAAGATGGCAGAGCTGGACTTGTGTGGCATCCCGTTTGAGCAAGAGTACGGTGGAGCCGGACTTGGCTATCTCAGCTACATCATCGCGGTAGAAGAATTATCGCGCGTGTGTGCCGCTACCGGCATAACTCTTTCTTCCCATATTTCGCTTTGCTGCTGGCCTATTCATGAATACGCTCGACCAGAGCAAAAGGCGAAGTATCTAAGGATGCTGACGTCAGGCGAAAAGATGGGGGCGTTTGCTATGACGGAGCCTTGGGCGGGGAGTGATGCCAGCAGCATACGAACCCGTTGTCGGCTAGAGGGAGATGAGTGGGTCTTGGACGGCACCAAGTTATTTACCACTAATGCTCCCTACGCGGACATCTACATTGTGATGGCGCGGACAGGCAGCGCCGATGACAGGCACCGTAATACATGCGCCCTGGTGGTTGAAAAGGGTTCCCCGGGGTTTACTTTTGGTAGGCAGGATGACAAGATGGGTATTCGTGGTTCAGCTACGTGCCAACTGGTGTTCGATAACTGCCGCATACCGAGGGAGAACCTGTTGGGACAGGTAGGAGAAGGCTTTGCCATAGCTATGAGGACTTTGGACGGGGGTCGAATCGGAGTGGCAGCTCAGGCTGTGGGTATTGCCCAAGCGGCTTACGAATACGCTCTCAGGTACGCGAAGGAGAGGATTCAGTTCGAGAAGCCAATAGCTACTTTTCAAGCTATACAGTTTAAGCTGGCTGATATGGCGACGAGGATTGAAGCAGCTCGTCTTTTGACCTATCAAGCGGCCTGGCTCCAAGAAAACGGTTTTCCTTACTCCAAAGAAAGCGCCTTCGCGAAGGTGTTCGCTGGCGACGTGGCTATGTGGGTTACTACAGAGGCGGTACAGGTGCTGGGAGGGCATGGCTATATAAAAGACCACCCGGTGGAGCGCTATATGAGGGATGCTAAGATAACTCAGATCTATGAAGGAACGGCTGAGGTCCAAAAGATGGTTATAGCGAATCACATCCTCAAGTGAATCGCATGCGGGCTTCCTTCTGACAGTTGTTACTCTTCTCTAAATACTCTGATTGAGTTTCTACCAGCGTTCTTGGCTAGGTACAGCGCTTGGTCAGCTTTGCGGATGATCTCGTAGTAACTGAAGTCCGGATTGTCCGGTTGGAAACAGCTGATACCTATACTGACGGTAAGACGGTTATGTGGCGGGTTAGCAGGATGCACGATGTTTTTCTTCGCGATTTCTTCCT
The sequence above is drawn from the Syntrophothermus lipocalidus DSM 12680 genome and encodes:
- a CDS encoding acyl-CoA dehydrogenase, which encodes MHFRLSEDQQMFKKMVRDFAENEILPTAAERDREQRFDPSIWRKMAELDLCGIPFEQEYGGAGLGYLSYIIAVEELSRVCAATGITLSSHISLCCWPIHEYARPEQKAKYLRMLTSGEKMGAFAMTEPWAGSDASSIRTRCRLEGDEWVLDGTKLFTTNAPYADIYIVMARTGSADDRHRNTCALVVEKGSPGFTFGRQDDKMGIRGSATCQLVFDNCRIPRENLLGQVGEGFAIAMRTLDGGRIGVAAQAVGIAQAAYEYALRYAKERIQFEKPIATFQAIQFKLADMATRIEAARLLTYQAAWLQENGFPYSKESAFAKVFAGDVAMWVTTEAVQVLGGHGYIKDHPVERYMRDAKITQIYEGTAEVQKMVIANHILK